The Rhododendron vialii isolate Sample 1 chromosome 6a, ASM3025357v1 genome includes a window with the following:
- the LOC131331136 gene encoding U-box domain-containing protein 33-like isoform X2, with protein MADDSASVETNSGSESRELQVYWGGSSQHSSPSTSLEGGGGGPNYELYDELEKAMAEEDKSLRQAFEESMRRREALKDAIDAVRMRERKDFEEALARKAKEVENMSQQVDKIAIDLCVALDEKSSLQMEIEKSNQMVQESEQNMLSVVEQLENYKIEQDDLQEQPSNTITPLYFSLHEIERAIGNFDPSMKIGQGVYGPVYRGFLRHTQVAIKTLISQSMQGRSEFQQEVHILSKLRHPNLVTLIGSCPDACIIVYEYLPNGSLEDRLSCRDNSTPLSWKTRIRIAAELCSVLIFLHSDSIVHGDLKPDNILLDANYVCKLSDFGICRVVNRNEESSNSRGGCVTVSRGTFGYIDPDFAGELTPKSDVYSFGVILLRLLTGNKPAVGLPAEMQKALGDERLIDILDPTVEDWPFVQAQQLAYLAMRCCERNPMRRPDLASEVWRLLEPMRASCDISSFQVSSEENRQTPPYFICPIVQDIMQDPHVAADGYTYELEALRGWLDGGHNTSPMTNLELPHCNVVPNRALRSAIQEWQQLQQR; from the exons ATGGCTGATGATTCAGCAAGTGTGGAAACAAATTCAGGATCAGAGTCACGCGAATTGCAAGTCTACTGGGGTGGTTCTTCTCAGCATTCATCTCCTTCAACCTCACTG GAAGGAGGAGGTGGTGGGCCAAATTATGAACTTTATGATGAGCTTGAAAAAGCCATGGCGGAAGAAGATAAGTCCCTGCGACAGGCCTTTGAAGAATCCATGAGGCGTAGGGAGGCTTTAAAAGATGCCATTGACGCTGTCCGCAtg agagaaaggaaagattTTGAGGAAGCACTAGCAAGGAAAGCAAAAGAAGTTGAGAACATGAGTCAGCAGGTCGACAAAATCGCGATCGATCTCTGCGTTGCCTTGGACGAGAAATCATCTCTACAGATGGAGATCGAAAAGTCCAACCAGATGGTGCAAGAATCTGAACAGAACATGCTCTCTGTTGTGGAACAGTTGGAAAATTATAAGATTGAACAGGACGATCTGCAGGAGCAGCCCTCCAACACGATCACGCCTCTGTATTTCTCCCTCCATGAGATCGAACGAGCAATTGGCAACTTTGACCCATCGATGAAGATTGGGCAAGGGGTTTATGGACCTGTTTACAGAGGTTTCCTTCGTCACACTCAAGTGGCTATAAAAACTTTGATCTCTCAAAGCATGCAAGGCCGCTCAGAATTTCAGCAAGAG GTCCATATTCTGAGTAAGTTGAGGCATCCAAACCTTGTCACCCTCATTGGAAGCTGCCCAGATGCTTGTATTATCGTATATGAGTATCTCCCAAATGGAAGCCTTGAAGACAGACTTAGCTGCCGAGACAACTCGACCCCCCTATCCTGGAAAACTCGAATACGTATTGCAGCGGAGCTCTGTTCTGTTCTCATCTTCCTTCATTCTGACAGCATAGTACATGGTGATCTAAAACCTGATAATATCCTTCTAGATGCCAACTATGTGTGCAAACTCAGTGACTTTGGGATATGTCGTGTGGTAAATCGAAACGAGGAATCTAGCAACTCAAGAGGGGGTTGCGTGACTGTTTCAAGGGGCACTTTTGGATACATAGATCCTGATTTCGCAGGAGAGCTTACCCCGAAATCAGATGTCTATTCGTTTGGAGTCATATTGTTACGGTTATTGACTGGAAATAAACCAGCGGTGGGGTTACCAGCGGAAATGCAAAAGGCACTAGGTGATGAAAGATTGATAGATATACTGGATCCTACAGTTGAGGACTGGCCTTTTGTGCAAGCCCAGCAGCTGGCTTACTTAGCAATGAGGTGCTGCGAGAGGAATCCTATGAGGCGGCCAGACCTTGCCTCAGAGGTGTGGAGGTTGCTTGAGCCAATGAGAGCTTCATGTGATATCTCATCATTCCAAGTGAGTTCCGAGGAGAATCGCCAGACTCCGCCATATTTTATCTGTCCTATCGTTCAG GACATCATGCAAGATCCGCATGTAGCAGCTGATGGCTATACTTATGAACTGGAGGCTCTGAGAGGATGGCTCGACGGGGGCCACAATACATCGCCCATGACCAACCTCGAGCTGCCACACTGCAATGTTGTCCCGAATCGTGCTCTCCGTTCTGCAATTCAGGAGTGGCAGCAACTGCAGCAGCGATGA
- the LOC131331136 gene encoding U-box domain-containing protein 33-like isoform X1, whose protein sequence is MADDSASVETNSGSESRELQVYWGGSSQHSSPSTSLQEGGGGGPNYELYDELEKAMAEEDKSLRQAFEESMRRREALKDAIDAVRMRERKDFEEALARKAKEVENMSQQVDKIAIDLCVALDEKSSLQMEIEKSNQMVQESEQNMLSVVEQLENYKIEQDDLQEQPSNTITPLYFSLHEIERAIGNFDPSMKIGQGVYGPVYRGFLRHTQVAIKTLISQSMQGRSEFQQEVHILSKLRHPNLVTLIGSCPDACIIVYEYLPNGSLEDRLSCRDNSTPLSWKTRIRIAAELCSVLIFLHSDSIVHGDLKPDNILLDANYVCKLSDFGICRVVNRNEESSNSRGGCVTVSRGTFGYIDPDFAGELTPKSDVYSFGVILLRLLTGNKPAVGLPAEMQKALGDERLIDILDPTVEDWPFVQAQQLAYLAMRCCERNPMRRPDLASEVWRLLEPMRASCDISSFQVSSEENRQTPPYFICPIVQDIMQDPHVAADGYTYELEALRGWLDGGHNTSPMTNLELPHCNVVPNRALRSAIQEWQQLQQR, encoded by the exons ATGGCTGATGATTCAGCAAGTGTGGAAACAAATTCAGGATCAGAGTCACGCGAATTGCAAGTCTACTGGGGTGGTTCTTCTCAGCATTCATCTCCTTCAACCTCACTG CAGGAAGGAGGAGGTGGTGGGCCAAATTATGAACTTTATGATGAGCTTGAAAAAGCCATGGCGGAAGAAGATAAGTCCCTGCGACAGGCCTTTGAAGAATCCATGAGGCGTAGGGAGGCTTTAAAAGATGCCATTGACGCTGTCCGCAtg agagaaaggaaagattTTGAGGAAGCACTAGCAAGGAAAGCAAAAGAAGTTGAGAACATGAGTCAGCAGGTCGACAAAATCGCGATCGATCTCTGCGTTGCCTTGGACGAGAAATCATCTCTACAGATGGAGATCGAAAAGTCCAACCAGATGGTGCAAGAATCTGAACAGAACATGCTCTCTGTTGTGGAACAGTTGGAAAATTATAAGATTGAACAGGACGATCTGCAGGAGCAGCCCTCCAACACGATCACGCCTCTGTATTTCTCCCTCCATGAGATCGAACGAGCAATTGGCAACTTTGACCCATCGATGAAGATTGGGCAAGGGGTTTATGGACCTGTTTACAGAGGTTTCCTTCGTCACACTCAAGTGGCTATAAAAACTTTGATCTCTCAAAGCATGCAAGGCCGCTCAGAATTTCAGCAAGAG GTCCATATTCTGAGTAAGTTGAGGCATCCAAACCTTGTCACCCTCATTGGAAGCTGCCCAGATGCTTGTATTATCGTATATGAGTATCTCCCAAATGGAAGCCTTGAAGACAGACTTAGCTGCCGAGACAACTCGACCCCCCTATCCTGGAAAACTCGAATACGTATTGCAGCGGAGCTCTGTTCTGTTCTCATCTTCCTTCATTCTGACAGCATAGTACATGGTGATCTAAAACCTGATAATATCCTTCTAGATGCCAACTATGTGTGCAAACTCAGTGACTTTGGGATATGTCGTGTGGTAAATCGAAACGAGGAATCTAGCAACTCAAGAGGGGGTTGCGTGACTGTTTCAAGGGGCACTTTTGGATACATAGATCCTGATTTCGCAGGAGAGCTTACCCCGAAATCAGATGTCTATTCGTTTGGAGTCATATTGTTACGGTTATTGACTGGAAATAAACCAGCGGTGGGGTTACCAGCGGAAATGCAAAAGGCACTAGGTGATGAAAGATTGATAGATATACTGGATCCTACAGTTGAGGACTGGCCTTTTGTGCAAGCCCAGCAGCTGGCTTACTTAGCAATGAGGTGCTGCGAGAGGAATCCTATGAGGCGGCCAGACCTTGCCTCAGAGGTGTGGAGGTTGCTTGAGCCAATGAGAGCTTCATGTGATATCTCATCATTCCAAGTGAGTTCCGAGGAGAATCGCCAGACTCCGCCATATTTTATCTGTCCTATCGTTCAG GACATCATGCAAGATCCGCATGTAGCAGCTGATGGCTATACTTATGAACTGGAGGCTCTGAGAGGATGGCTCGACGGGGGCCACAATACATCGCCCATGACCAACCTCGAGCTGCCACACTGCAATGTTGTCCCGAATCGTGCTCTCCGTTCTGCAATTCAGGAGTGGCAGCAACTGCAGCAGCGATGA
- the LOC131331133 gene encoding protein TUNICAMYCIN INDUCED 1: MIITRFSTFPFSLLIFQTITLITAQQTLNISHFLYPQIRDEFRPQPSPFLQDVLRAILVRQEWDSLRDVRVLELDGKNARYGSSERYEFRIRIGRKTELIFKLRDEVSLWQKMGKGEGDFESLVKEVSSIAVLDVFRVEGPLELIAGGDDELSLLLPLNSSHAGLKRILVGEGITVEVRNAQVVSLFQALELGLQLNRSDDIWPFQDSICRPLLPIHISGSVAVAAYRTRNPSSYIVSAFPLKDTIELLPEKCYAQNIYKKRRCPIDSLDLKITLMEKLLRSFLGNKIDQNSTSGFLKASIKASTVVRFKMELERDIRSNDTAQGTLAAWRTRPSVERVWFEIVARIEGERLKPLAIKKVRPFVDVDSSAWSNLMSNMSFTKFPSVLVPPEALTLDVKW, from the exons AACCATAACACTAATCACCGCCCAGCAAACCCTCAACATCTCTCACTTCCTCTACCCCCAGATCCGCGACGAATTTCGCCCGCAACCCTCCCCTTTCTTGCAG GATGTTTTGAGGGCTATTTTGGTTAGACAAGAGTGGGACAGCTTGAGGgatgttagggttttggaattAGATGGGAAGAACGCAAGGTATGGTAGTTCGGAGAGGTATGagtttcggattcggatcgggaGGAAAACCGAGTTGATTTTCAAGCTCAGAGATGAAGTGTCTTTGTGGCAGAAGATGGGGAAAGGGGAAGGGGATTTTGAATCTTTGGTTAAGGAGGTTAGTTCGATCGCGGTGCTCGATGTGTTCCGAGTCGAAGGGCCTTTGGAATTGATAGCGGGAGGAGATGATGAGTTGTCGCTGCTATTGCCG CTGAACTCGTCACATGCTGGTCTTAAAAGGATCCTCGTTGGTGAAGGCATCACAGTAGAAGTAAGAAATGCTCAAGTAGTCTCCCTGTTTCAAGCATTGGAGCTTGGGCTACAGTTGAATAGAAGTGATGATATCTGGCCCTTTCAGGATTCAATATGTAGGCCGTTACTTCCTATTCACATTTCAGGCTCTGTGGCAGTGGCTGCCTACAGGACTCGAAACCCTAGTTCCTATATTGTATCTGCTTTCCCATTGAAAGACACAATTGAGTTGCTTCCAGAAAAATGTTATGCACAAAATATCTACAAAAAACGGCGTTGTCCCATTGATTCCCTAGATTTGAAAATAACCCTGATGGAGAAACTTTTAAGGAGCTTTCTCGGTAACAAAATCGACCAGAATTCAACTTCTGGTTTTCTGAAAGCAAGCATCAAAGCATCAACTGTTGTTCGCTTCAAGATGGAACTAGAAAGGGATATAAGAAGCAATGACACTGCTCAGGGCACATTGGCTGCATGGAGAACAAGACCCTCCGTCGAACGAGTTTGGTTTGAGATTGTGGCTAGAATTGAGGGAGAGAGGTTGAAGCCGTTGGCGATAAAGAAGGTAAGACCTTTCGTTGACGTAGATTCATCTGCTTGGAGTAATTTAATGTCCAACATGTCGTTCACAAAGTTTCCATCAGTCCTTGTCCCTCCAGAGGCACTTACTCTGGATGTGAAATGGTAG